The following proteins come from a genomic window of Ictalurus furcatus strain D&B chromosome 14, Billie_1.0, whole genome shotgun sequence:
- the prnprs3 gene encoding prion protein, related sequence 3, whose product MNRVAVWLVCLALVVSAMARRGGGGFKGGFSFGKGSSTGSKGTSTGNRGGSKTRGSSTGGTHSQPANYPRQPQVPNQNPPPYPGTGGGHAGSFPGRGGTGGNPGQGGYPGQGRYPGQGSYPGQGSYPGQGSYPGAGSYPNSYPGRGGAFPYPQGGSYPGYPVRGASYPGSNPNQYGGAGGYPGAAQYPYWNPNNKIISPRYGGNYGYRGYGSYGAGGSPFAQSVHNMGMGPSLQSKGFGKQALMAAGVGAMAGMAVGYGLGSFPRPHFSFHNPQEEYYYNHYMSRRYGTRPDSNKDPNSPGTGPGDSGSSSTNIFQNLPPNSHDKYMDSCMKRTDLLRDLEGRNKRAAEDSWPQEVEDSEKSLNEDDLNEPLGGKPVGEAESQGSDLITGNENTGEGNKTSNATDNPLPFAEKLTGGTEPPTEPQEKMNEEEEKDDDDDDATVSILEIGYPTLIEQLKFRRCLELYVVYAEHHAEKQVLVGIDDSAGEQLMPLGLIVISLLMNSLLFY is encoded by the coding sequence ATGAATCGTGTTGCAGTGTGGTTGGTGTGTCTGGCTTTGGTGGTGAGTGCGATGGCCAGACGAGGAGGCGGTGGATTTAAAGGGGGTTTCAGCTTCGGGAAGGGCAGTAGCACGGGCAGTAAAGGGACCAGCACGGGAAACAGAGGAGGCAGTAAAACCAGAGGGTCCTCGACTGGAGGAACACACTCCCAACCAGCCAATTATCCTCGCCAGCCTCAAGTACCTAACCAAAACCCTCCACCATATCCTGGCACTGGTGGAGGACATGCAGGCTCTTTTCCAGGCAGAGGGGGCACTGGAGGCAATCCAGGCCAGGGGGGCTATCCAGGTCAAGGACGCTATCCAGGTCAAGGGTCATATCCAGGTCAAGGGTCATATCCAGGTCAAGGATCATACCCAGGGGCTGGGTCATATCCCAACAGTTACCCAGGAAGGGGTGGAGCGTTCCCTTATCCTCAAGGTGGGTCTTACCCTGGGTACCCAGTCCGAGGAGCATCCTATCCTGGTTCTAATCCCAACCAGTATGGTGGTGCAGGAGGATATCCTGGAGCAGCACAATACCCCTACTGGAACCCCAACAATAAAATCATCAGCCCTCGTTATGGTGGTAACTATGGATATCGTGGTTATGGATCATATGGAGCAGGAGGTTCTCCTTTCGCCCAGTCTGTGCACAATATGGGCATGGGGCCCTCTCTCCAATCAAAAGGGTTTGGTAAGCAGGCGCTGATGGCTGCAGGAGTTGGAGCTATGGCTGGCATGGCAGTAGGTTATGGCCTGGGCAGTTTTCCACGCCCACACTTCTCGTTTCACAACCCACAAGAAGAATATTATTATAACCACTACATGTCCCGGCGCTATGGTACCAGACCTGACAGTAACAAAGACCCCAACTCTCCAGGTACAGGGCCAGGTGACTCTGGATCAAGTTCAACAAACATCTTTCAAAATCTTCCACCGAACTCACATGACAAGTACATGGACAGTTGTATGAAGAGGACAGATTTGTTGCGAGACTTAGAGGGCAGAAATAAGAGAGCTGCTGAAGACTCATGGCCACAGGAGGTAGAGGATAGTGAAAAGAGTCTGAACGAAGATGATCTAAATGAGCCCCTGGGTGGGAAACCAGTTGGGGAAGCAGAGTCTCAAGGATCAGACCTCattacaggaaatgaaaacactgGGGAAGGAAATAAAACTAGCAATGCCACGGATAACCCTCTGCCATTTGCTGAAAAGCTTACTGGTGGTACAGAGCCACCCACTGAACCTCAGGAGAAGATgaatgaggaagaagaaaaagatgatgatgatgatgatgctacTGTAAGCATATTGGAAATCGGCTATCCTACACTGATCGAACAGCTGAAATTTCGACGCTGTCTTGAGCTGTACGTGGTTTACGCTGAGCATCACGCTGAGAAACAGGTTCTAGTGGGCATTGATGATAGTGCTGGTGAACAGCTCATGCCACTTGGGCTCATAGTCATCTCTCTGCTTATGAACTCCCTGTTATTCTACTGA